Proteins co-encoded in one Desulfatiglans anilini DSM 4660 genomic window:
- a CDS encoding helix-turn-helix domain-containing protein, with protein MTPLKIKYELAKRGISQRSLAKKLEVSETMVSEVIRGFRVSDRVMRAIADAIEQDHRIVFPSYYINGKRRSVS; from the coding sequence ATGACTCCACTGAAGATCAAATACGAGCTCGCGAAGCGAGGGATCTCACAGAGGTCCCTGGCGAAGAAGTTAGAGGTCTCCGAAACGATGGTGTCGGAGGTGATCAGAGGGTTCCGGGTCAGTGACCGCGTCATGCGGGCTATCGCGGATGCAATCGAGCAGGATCACAGAATCGTCTTCCCCAGCTACTACATCAATGGGAAGCGGCGGTCGGTCTCTTAA